CTGTGGTTGATGCCACTGCCTCGAGCCGCCGGCGACTCGGGTGACCGGGTTCCAAGGTGGTCACCAACAGGCACGTGCCAGGCAATCCGCCACGCCCTACACGGCCGCGAAGCTGGTGAAGTTGGGAAATTCCGAAGCGGTCGGCGTCCAGGATCACCATCAGGGTGGCGTTGTGGACGTCCACACCCACCTCAATGACGGTGGTGGAAACGAGCACCTTGACCTGGTTGGCGGCAAAGGATGCCATGGTCTCGGACTTCAGTTGCGGGTCCTGCCGGCCGTGAAGCGGCGCCACAGGGACACCGGCCAGGGCCGGTTCCTGCAGAAGGCTCTCGACGACGGCAGTCACCGATGCGAGCTCCCGGGCCGATCCTTCCTCCGCGAGGTCGGCGTCGCTGGGTTCGGCCTCTCCCGGACTGAAATCGCCGTCGTCGTCCGTTCCAATCTTGGGGCACACCACGTACACCTGATGGCCCGACTCAACCTCTTCGCGCGACCGCTTCCAAATACGGTCCACCCAGCCGGGGTTCTCCACCAGTCCCACCACATGAGTGGAGATCGGGGCCCGACCAGCGGGAAGCTCGTCCAGGATGGAGGTCTCAAGGTCTCCGAAAACCGTCATCGCCACGGTGCGTGGAATGGGCGTTGCTGTCATGACCAGCAGGTGGGGCGGTCGCTGCGCTTTGGCCCGGAGGGCGTCACGTTGCTCTACGCCGAAACGGTGTTGCTCGTCCACCACAATCAAGCCGAGATCCTGGAAGCTGGTTTTGTCACTCAGCAAGGCGTGGGTGCCAATAACGATTCCGGCGTTGCCCGAGGCGGCGTCCAACATGGCCTGTTTGCGCGCCGCGGTGGGCATGGAGCCCGTCAGCAGCGTCACGTGGACGGATTCCTGCGCCAGGTCTCCGCCGAGCATCCCGGCCCCGCCGAAGACATCGTCACGTGCCAACGATCCCAACGTCCGACGGATCGAGTGGAAGTGCTGGGCCGCCAAGACTTCGGTGGGTGCCAACAGCGCAGCTTGGCCGCCGGCATCCACCACCTGCAACATGGCCCTGAGGGCAACAATGGTTTTTCCGGAACCCACTTCGCCTTGCAACAGCCGGTTCATGGGCGCATCCCGCGCCAGTTCTTCAGCAAGCGTCTTTCCGACGGCGGACTGGCCGGCAGTCAGTGTGAAAGGCAGGTTCCTGTCAAAGCTGCTGAGCAATCCGTCGGCGCGGGGCCGCCGTGCCGTGGCTTCCTCGGCTGCAAGCTGGGCGCGCCGGCGTGCGAGGGCCGTCTGCAGGACCAAGGCTTCCTGGTACCGGAACCGCTCCTGCGCCCGTTGCCAGTCCTTGGCGGTCTCCGGCGAATGGATCAGGCGGTAAGCCTCAACCACGCTGAGCAGCCCGTCCCTGCGGACGATGCTCGCCGGAAGTGGGTCTTCCAAGGCGTCAAGGTCCATGGTCTGAAGCAAGGCCGTGATCACTTTGTGGATGGACCAACTGGTCAGTTTGGCGGTTGCCGGGTAGACCGGGATGGGCATGGCGGCAAGCTTTTCGGGGTCCATGGAGCCTTCAGCTTCTGGGTCCTCGTCCAGCAGCAGAAAGTCGGGGTTGGTCAGGCCAAGTGAGCCACCGTAGCGGGTGACCTTGCCGGAGAACATGGCCCGCCTGCCTGCCTGAAGTTCCGCTTTGGCCCTGAATCCGTTGAAGAAGCTGACTTTCAACGTCCCCGGAGCGCCGCTTCCACCGGCTTCGTCGGTCACCACAACATCAGTGATGGAGCCGCGGCGGGCCCGCATCTGGCGCGTGCTGTTGGACAGGACACGTGCAATCAGGGTGACTTCCTCATCCAGCGGAAGATTGCTGATGGGAGTCAGCTCGCCACGGCTCAGATAACGGCGCGGGAAGTAGTTCAGCAGGGCACCCGTGGTTTTGAGGCCCAAGTGCTTTTCGATGACTGCCGCGGACCGCTTGCCGATTCTGCGCTCGAGGGGTAGTTCCAGCTCAGTAATCATGCCGTGACTGGCCTGTAATGCTGGGGTCCTGTGATGTTGGAGCCTGTCCATTCCCGCTGGGCAGCGCCAATTGGCTGACTGCGATGTCCGTGGGCTCGCCCAGTGACCGAATCAGTGCCACCGCCGGCTCGGGATCTGGGACGTGAACGTGGACCCTCCACCGATAGCTTGCTTCAACCGTGGATTCCTCGTCCTCATCATCCTGGCTCCGGGCACCGCCGACTTGGCTCATGATGACCGAATCACCCATCTCATCCAAACGCTGCCTCAGGATGGCTGCATTCAAGGGGGAAAGGTTGATGGTGCACATGACTTCCACGCCGTCGTCGGCCGGCATGCGCTCATGGATGTGGGGGTCCTGCAGCTTATAGCCATGAAGCCCGTCCAGGAGTTCGTCCTGAAGTTCTTCGCCAAGAACTGCGGAACGCAGGCAGTCCAGGATCAGCAGCATGCCAACGCCCCCGGCGTCCACCACGTGGGCTTCCTGAAGTTGTGCGAGCTCGCCCTCGGTTCGGACAACCGCCTGGTAGGCAGCCTCCACGATGGCATCGAGAGCGAGGCCAAGGGCGTGGTTGCTGTCGTCGGAGTTTTGGGAAGCATCCACGGCCTGCGCAGCGTCCGATGCAGCTTCCAGGACCGACAGCATTGTTCCGGCTACCGGCTCACTCAATGCGGACCATGCCCGGATCTGGGCCCTGTTCAGCGCCGTGGCGAGCAGCGGTGCGCTCAGCCGCGATTTACCGGCCAACGGTTCGGCAGCGGCACACAGGAAGACAGCGAACAGCGTGCCCGAATTACCCCGGGCCTGCTCCATGGCAGCCTGGCCGGCGCGCGACAAGACTGCGCCCACGTCGCTACCCGTTTCGGTGCTGTCCGGTGCTGCGCCGTCAAGGGCGGACACCGCTGCACGAACCGTGAGGTACAGGTTGGTGCCGGTATCGCCGTCGGCTACAGGGAAGATGTTGATCGCATTGAGGCGATCACTGTGGTTGCCGAGGACCACCTCCGCCTTGCCGAGCCAACGCTTCATGGCGTGCGCATTCGCGGCGATCTTAGTCTGCAAAGTGATCCCATCCAACGGTGTCAGCAGCTTGCCCGGCTATCCGGACGCCGGTGCCTGGCGGCTCGACAACGGCTTGAACTGAGCCTATCGCAGTGAACCCCCGCGGCAGCTGAATTCCTGCTGGGAAGGTGGCAAGCAATCCGTGGTCCTCTCCCCCGCCCAAGACCCAGGGCATCGCGTCGCGGCCCAGGAGTACTGCAGCCGGTTCCAGCGGCAGCGCATGGGTCTTCAAGGCCACGGGATCGAAATCCAGGGCAACGTCGCTGGCGGCAGCGAGCCTGCTCCCGTCCCGAAGCAGGCCGTCAGAAATATCCATCATGGCGGTGGCACCGGCGCGGGCCGCCAAGGGTCCTGCTGCCAAAGGAGGCTGCGGACGGCATTGGCTCTCCACCAAACTACGCTGTTCATTGTCCAGGCTGCCCATGGGAAACCCGCTTTCCAACAGTGCCCAACCGGCAGCGGCCCGGCCCAAGGTCCCTGCAACAGCCACTACGTCCCCGGGTTTGGCTCCGGACCGCAGCACAGGCGCCACACCACCGAGGGTTCCGACGACGGCCACCGTCACCGCCAGCTCGCGGCCCCTGCCGAGGTCTCCGCCGGCAACAGAACAATCAGGGGCGCCCAGGCCAATGATTGCGGCAGTGAGGCCATCGGCGAATGCCTCGACCCATTCGACGGGAGTGTCCGGCGGCATGGTCAGGCTGACAACAAGGGAGGTGGCGCTGCCGCCCATGGCATTGATGTCGCTCAGGTTTTGCGCCGCAGCCTTCCATCCGACGTCATATCCGGTGGTCCGGTATCCGTTGTTCCACGCCAACCTGAAGTCCTGGTCCTGGGTTTGGGTGTCTATGGAAATCAGGGCGCGGCCATCCGGTGCCGCGATCAGGGCAGCATCGTCCCCCGGACCCAGCAGGATGCCGGGGCTGTGGTTCAGGCGCGGAAAGATCCTGGCAAGGAGCTCGGATTCCGAAAGGTCTTGGACGGTCATTTGTTCTGCGGGCACGGCTCTACGCTATCGCGATCCACTGACAGAATAGTGCCGTGCACTTGTCGCCGGGCACTCGGGTGAATGTGACCGGGGATACGTGAATCTGCCGGGCAGCCCGCGCGGGATAGGCTGGATGGATGCACCGAAAGACCCTCCGCCGGACAGCCCTGGCCGTATCCATGGCCGCTGTGTCCGTCCTCGCTTTGTCGGCTTGTTCCCCAGCCGTTGATGTCACGGCCGCCACCGACGCCGCCAATCCTGCCTGCGCGCCCATGATGGTTGCCCTCCCCGACCAGATTGGCGATGCCGCACTCCGCAAGACCAACAGCCAGGCCACGGCAGCATGGGGCGAGCCGTCGCAGGTCATCCTCCGGTGCGGAGTGAATGTTCCCGGACCCACCACAGACCGCTGCGTGAGCGTCAATGACATCGATTGGGTCATCAAAGAAGGCGATCCCGTGTACACCCTGACCACGTTTGGCCGCGAACCGGCCACCGAGATCCTGATTGATCCGGTCAAGTTGGAAGCGGCGAACATCAGCTCCGCAACGGTGCTCACAGAACTCGCGGCCGCGGTGGGCAAGATCAAGGCATCCGGCAAATGCGTGGGCCAGGAAGACCTGCAGAACCTGCCGGCCGGCAAGTAGTACCGGCCGGACACGGTCAGCAGGCCACGGGTCAGCGCAGGCCGGTCTTACGGGTCAGCGCCAGATGGATCAATTCGTCGATCAGCTCGCCATAGGCCAGACCTGACGCCGCCCACATTTGCGG
Above is a genomic segment from Arthrobacter sp. YN containing:
- the thiL gene encoding thiamine-phosphate kinase, which gives rise to MTVQDLSESELLARIFPRLNHSPGILLGPGDDAALIAAPDGRALISIDTQTQDQDFRLAWNNGYRTTGYDVGWKAAAQNLSDINAMGGSATSLVVSLTMPPDTPVEWVEAFADGLTAAIIGLGAPDCSVAGGDLGRGRELAVTVAVVGTLGGVAPVLRSGAKPGDVVAVAGTLGRAAAGWALLESGFPMGSLDNEQRSLVESQCRPQPPLAAGPLAARAGATAMMDISDGLLRDGSRLAAASDVALDFDPVALKTHALPLEPAAVLLGRDAMPWVLGGGEDHGLLATFPAGIQLPRGFTAIGSVQAVVEPPGTGVRIAGQAADTVGWDHFAD
- a CDS encoding ATP-dependent DNA helicase RecG, whose protein sequence is MITELELPLERRIGKRSAAVIEKHLGLKTTGALLNYFPRRYLSRGELTPISNLPLDEEVTLIARVLSNSTRQMRARRGSITDVVVTDEAGGSGAPGTLKVSFFNGFRAKAELQAGRRAMFSGKVTRYGGSLGLTNPDFLLLDEDPEAEGSMDPEKLAAMPIPVYPATAKLTSWSIHKVITALLQTMDLDALEDPLPASIVRRDGLLSVVEAYRLIHSPETAKDWQRAQERFRYQEALVLQTALARRRAQLAAEEATARRPRADGLLSSFDRNLPFTLTAGQSAVGKTLAEELARDAPMNRLLQGEVGSGKTIVALRAMLQVVDAGGQAALLAPTEVLAAQHFHSIRRTLGSLARDDVFGGAGMLGGDLAQESVHVTLLTGSMPTAARKQAMLDAASGNAGIVIGTHALLSDKTSFQDLGLIVVDEQHRFGVEQRDALRAKAQRPPHLLVMTATPIPRTVAMTVFGDLETSILDELPAGRAPISTHVVGLVENPGWVDRIWKRSREEVESGHQVYVVCPKIGTDDDGDFSPGEAEPSDADLAEEGSARELASVTAVVESLLQEPALAGVPVAPLHGRQDPQLKSETMASFAANQVKVLVSTTVIEVGVDVHNATLMVILDADRFGISQLHQLRGRVGRGGLPGTCLLVTTLEPGHPSRRRLEAVASTTDGFELSQEDLKLRREGDILGASQSGGRSTLKLLRVLEHEDIIARARTDAQGFVAEDPTLQHQPGLAAAIDEYLNPEKEAFLERG
- a CDS encoding DAK2 domain-containing protein yields the protein MKRWLGKAEVVLGNHSDRLNAINIFPVADGDTGTNLYLTVRAAVSALDGAAPDSTETGSDVGAVLSRAGQAAMEQARGNSGTLFAVFLCAAAEPLAGKSRLSAPLLATALNRAQIRAWSALSEPVAGTMLSVLEAASDAAQAVDASQNSDDSNHALGLALDAIVEAAYQAVVRTEGELAQLQEAHVVDAGGVGMLLILDCLRSAVLGEELQDELLDGLHGYKLQDPHIHERMPADDGVEVMCTINLSPLNAAILRQRLDEMGDSVIMSQVGGARSQDDEDEESTVEASYRWRVHVHVPDPEPAVALIRSLGEPTDIAVSQLALPSGNGQAPTSQDPSITGQSRHDY
- a CDS encoding DUF3515 domain-containing protein produces the protein MHRKTLRRTALAVSMAAVSVLALSACSPAVDVTAATDAANPACAPMMVALPDQIGDAALRKTNSQATAAWGEPSQVILRCGVNVPGPTTDRCVSVNDIDWVIKEGDPVYTLTTFGREPATEILIDPVKLEAANISSATVLTELAAAVGKIKASGKCVGQEDLQNLPAGK